A stretch of Brassica napus cultivar Da-Ae chromosome C6, Da-Ae, whole genome shotgun sequence DNA encodes these proteins:
- the LOC106430693 gene encoding serine/threonine-protein kinase BLUS1 isoform X3 translates to MEKKKYPIGPEHYTIYEVIGQGCSALVHRALCIPFDEVVAIKILDFERDNCDLNNISREAQTMMLVDHPNVLKSHCSFVSDHNLWVVMPYMSGGSCLHILKAAYPDGFEEVIIATMLREALKGLDYLHQHGHIHRDVKAGNILLGARGAIKLGDFGVSACLFDSGDRQRTRNTFVGTPCWMAPEVMEQLHGYDFKADIWSFGITGLELAHGHAPFSKYPPMKVLLMTLQNAPPGLDYERDRKFSRSFKQMIASCLVKDPSKRPSAKKLLKHSFFKQARSSDYIARKLLDGLPDLVNRVQAIKKKEEDMLAQEKMADGEKEELSQNEYKRGISGWNFNLDDMKAQASLIQDIDCGLSESSLSESTTSLQALDSHDMQPETQEDIGQLANKHTQPLIHRTLSIARDKSDDESVASPSYDNYIYSSPRHEDLSLNNTTVASMHASNGKPMDSTSVATNQPTEIPAGNCVNKGDSDKTQDQLQNGAHPGDEVPAEMAVKPPKAAASLDESEDKSKPPVVQQRGRFKVTSENLDIDKVVVPSPILQKSHSMQVGNSIEVLSQHSAASLPPSVSGSDVALPNLTSSYVYPLVYPVLQTNILERENILHMMKVLTYRELTGEPGGLHQPSVAPTEKSMLEAAHEREKELLHDITDLQWRLICAEEELQKYKTEHAQV, encoded by the exons atggagaagaagaagtatcCGATAGGGCCAGAGCACTACACCATCTACGAGGTCATCGGCCAAGGCTGCAGCGCTCTAGTGCATCGCGCCTTGTGCATCCCTTTCGACGAAGTCGTTGCTATTAAGATTCTCGATTTCGAACGAGATAACTGCGACCtg AACAATATATCTCGTGAAGCGCAGACGATGATGCTCGTTGATCATCCCAATGTGTTGAAATCGCATTGCTCTTTCGTCAGTGACCACAATCTGTGGGTTGTTATGCCTTACATGTCTGGTGGCTCTTGCCTTCATATATTGAAAGCTGCTTATCCTGATGGCTTTGAGGAAGTTATTATCGCTACTATGCTCCGTGAGGCCTTGAAGGGCTTGGACTATCTTCATCAGCACGGCCACATTCACCGTGATGTCAAA GCGGGGAATATTCTGCTCGGTGCTCGTGGTGCAATCAAGCTGGGAGACTTTGGTGTATCTGCTTGTCTATTTGATTCAGGTGATAGGCAACGGACGAGGAACACGTTTGTTGGAACGCCTTGCTG GATGGCACCTGAAGTCATGGAGCAGTTACATGGCTATGACTTCAA GGCTGATATTTGGTCGTTTGGTATAACCGGGCTAGAGCTTGCACATGGACACGCTCCTTTCTCTAAGTATCCACCAATGAAG GTTCTGCTTATGACCTTGCAAAATGCACCACCAGGGCTGGATTACGAAAGAGACAGGAAGTTTTCAAGG TCTTTCAAGCAGATGATTGCCAGTTGTCTAGTCAAAGACCCTTCCAAACGCCCATCTGCGAAAAAATTGTTAAAGCATTCCTTTTTCAAGCAAGCGAGGTCAAGCGACTACATTGCTCGGAAACTTCTGGATGGGTTACCAGATCTTGTTAACCGTGTTCAGGCAATAAAG aaaaaggaagaagatatgCTTGCACAAGAGAAAATGGCAGATGGGGAGAAGGAGGAACTGTCCCAG AATGAATATAAGAGAGGTATCAGTGGGTGGAACTTCAATCTCGATGACATGAAAGCCCAAGCTTCATTG ATCCAGGACATAGATTGTGGCTTGTCGGAGAGCAGTTTATCTGAAAGTACAACTTCGTTGCAGGCTCTAGATTCACATGATATGCAACCGGAGACTCAG GAGGATATTGGTCAACTGGCAAATAAGCATACCCAACCCCTGATTCACCGAACTCTAAGTATCGCAAG GGATAAATCTGATGATGAAAGTGTTGCCAGCCCCAGTTATGATAACTATATATATTCCTCTCCCCGTCATGAGGATCTATCATTAAATAATACAACTGTGGCAAGTATGCATGCAAGCAATGGGAAACCAATGGATTCCACATCTGTCGCAACCAATCAGCCAACAGAGATTCCCGCAGGCAATTGTGTCAATAAGGGAGACAG TGATAAAACCCAAGATCAGCTTCAAAATGGGGCACATCCAGGAGATGAAGTACCAGCAGAGATGGCTGTTAAACCACCCAAAGCAGCAG CGAGTCTAGATGAATCTGAAGACAAATCAAAGCCGCCAGTTGTGCAGCAAAGAGGACGTTTTAAAGTAACTTCTGAAAATCTCGACATCGACAAG GTAGTAGTTCCATCTCCAATCTTGCAAAAGAGTCACAGCATGCAGGTTGGTAATAGTATTGAG GTGCTCAGCCAACATTCTGCTGCTTCTCTACCTCCCTCTGTTTCAGGATCTGATGTTGCTTTACCAAATCTAACAAGCTCATACGTTTACCCGCTTGTGTATCCAGTTCTGCAAACCAATATATTGGAAAGG GAGAACATTCTGCACATGATGAAAGTACTCACCTACAGAGAGCTGACAG GTGAACCAGGAGGCTTACACCAACCTAGTGTAGCTCCTACTGAGAAATCAATG CTTGAAGCAGCACacgaaagagagaaagagttgCTCCACGACATAACCGACCTGCAATGGAG GCTCATTTGTGCAGAAGAAGAGCTTCAAAAGTACAAAACCGAACATGCCCAA GTTTGA